Proteins encoded within one genomic window of Paenarthrobacter sp. JL.01a:
- a CDS encoding F0F1 ATP synthase subunit epsilon — protein MAELEVEIVAADHFVWSGAAKMVKARTSDGEIGILPGHSPLLAIMAEGELAIQPVSGDRIAVVVDGGFFSVDNDRVVIVADNAKLGEAATAGIR, from the coding sequence ATGGCTGAGCTCGAGGTTGAGATTGTCGCGGCGGACCACTTCGTGTGGTCCGGAGCGGCCAAGATGGTGAAGGCCCGCACCAGCGATGGTGAAATCGGAATCCTGCCGGGCCACTCGCCCCTGTTGGCCATCATGGCCGAGGGCGAGCTGGCAATCCAGCCGGTTTCCGGTGACCGGATTGCAGTAGTTGTCGACGGCGGGTTCTTCTCCGTGGACAACGACCGCGTGGTCATTGTTGCTGACAACGCCAAATTGGGCGAAGCGGCTACAGCGGGGATCCGATAG
- a CDS encoding bifunctional lysylphosphatidylglycerol flippase/synthetase MprF, translated as MSLAVKGVVLPALRQTGQHVRATPFTVTVLGLFVAVSIISGSFVAGPPDGWLRVAGVSLAGLKAGDWWSIWTSLFFTTNPSAYVTAVLMILFLLGLAERRFGSLKTAAVFFGSQFAAVSAFLLVTQIAKASDDGWLARMGETPLIGPYAAILSTCLAASALLPMLWQRRLRTVAVSISLLLLLYVGHAETVMGFLGALIGLAAGWWTQSSQGHLHLHRSTGREVRNLLSLTMAIFAVGPIVTAAAKSPSGPLALLRDVILNPIPTLGQLESNCGGSIDVSCLEVGRQGYTGPFGLALAVVPVALLLICADGMRRGRRLALGIAIGVQLVVVALSAIYLGLFANIPRPQGRSHVGMMNSAVVHLIPLVLVPLVLAVLLFVYRGHFRVVSSDRLRRRVFWLVGLTGAGLGIAYCIVWFSSGGMSRDGGLLGLAAELARQYLPVPLPGSYRKVFAERDVLEGFLFSYSGTVFWLVALVGVWILFVRGHHTGGRDHQARERARTLVKSGGDSLSWMALWEPNKYWFAPGHEGGVAYQQHGHVALTMAGPIGPKENHVATAAGFLGHCSEHALIPCLYSCTDELWPMLQGRGFHRVAVAQETRLRIRGLEFRGKEWQNVRTSLNRAAKLGVTARWDTFSGLPHGIRAQISEVSEEWAAQKTIPEMGFTLGGLDELEDDEVLCGVAVDEAGFVHGVTSWLPVFEDGKVVSWTLDFMRRRGDAFPGVMEFLIASAVLHLRESVEVISLSGSPLAQEKGEIEQQAKGLAGLLDVVGQALEPVYGFRSLASFKSRFQPEYRTLYMYYQDPLHLPAMGRALSRAYLPGLSVRHSARLLRTLVG; from the coding sequence ATGAGCCTGGCAGTAAAGGGTGTCGTCCTGCCCGCGTTGAGGCAAACCGGACAGCATGTGCGGGCCACCCCCTTCACCGTCACCGTTCTGGGATTGTTCGTTGCCGTATCAATCATCTCCGGCAGCTTTGTCGCCGGTCCCCCAGATGGTTGGCTGCGGGTGGCTGGTGTGAGCCTGGCTGGTCTTAAGGCCGGTGACTGGTGGTCGATCTGGACATCGCTGTTCTTCACCACCAACCCCTCGGCCTATGTCACCGCCGTGCTGATGATCCTGTTTCTCCTGGGACTGGCCGAACGGCGCTTCGGATCGCTGAAGACAGCCGCGGTGTTCTTTGGCAGCCAGTTTGCCGCGGTTTCGGCATTCCTGCTGGTCACCCAGATAGCGAAGGCCTCCGACGACGGTTGGCTGGCCCGCATGGGTGAAACGCCCCTGATTGGGCCGTACGCCGCCATCCTGTCCACATGTTTGGCGGCCAGCGCACTCCTGCCAATGCTGTGGCAACGACGCCTGCGCACAGTGGCTGTGTCGATCTCCCTGCTCCTGCTGCTGTACGTCGGCCACGCCGAGACGGTGATGGGCTTCCTTGGAGCATTGATCGGCTTGGCGGCCGGTTGGTGGACACAAAGCAGCCAGGGCCATCTCCACCTGCACAGGTCAACGGGCAGGGAAGTACGGAACCTGTTGTCCTTGACCATGGCAATCTTCGCCGTTGGACCCATCGTGACAGCCGCTGCGAAGAGCCCCTCGGGTCCGCTCGCTTTGCTGCGGGACGTCATTCTGAATCCAATACCCACGTTGGGCCAGCTTGAGAGCAATTGCGGCGGCAGCATCGATGTCTCATGCCTGGAGGTTGGACGGCAGGGCTACACCGGTCCCTTCGGCCTGGCCCTTGCCGTGGTGCCTGTAGCGCTGCTCTTGATCTGTGCCGACGGAATGCGCAGGGGGCGCCGGCTCGCCCTGGGGATCGCCATAGGCGTGCAGTTGGTGGTGGTCGCCCTTTCGGCAATCTACCTCGGTCTTTTTGCCAACATCCCGAGGCCGCAGGGGCGTTCCCATGTGGGGATGATGAACTCCGCCGTGGTCCACCTTATTCCGCTGGTGCTGGTTCCCCTCGTCCTGGCGGTACTGCTCTTTGTCTATCGGGGCCACTTCCGGGTTGTTTCCTCGGACCGTCTCCGGCGCCGGGTGTTTTGGCTTGTTGGTCTGACCGGCGCAGGACTTGGTATCGCCTACTGCATCGTCTGGTTCTCCTCCGGGGGCATGTCGAGGGATGGCGGGCTGCTCGGCCTCGCAGCGGAACTTGCCCGGCAATACCTCCCTGTACCGCTCCCGGGTTCCTACCGGAAGGTCTTTGCCGAGCGTGACGTCCTGGAAGGCTTCCTTTTCTCCTATTCCGGCACCGTGTTCTGGCTGGTGGCGCTGGTGGGCGTATGGATACTTTTCGTCCGTGGGCACCACACGGGCGGCCGCGACCACCAGGCGCGCGAACGTGCCCGGACCCTGGTGAAGTCCGGTGGCGACTCCTTGTCCTGGATGGCGCTGTGGGAGCCGAACAAGTATTGGTTCGCTCCCGGGCACGAGGGGGGAGTGGCGTACCAGCAGCACGGGCATGTGGCGCTGACAATGGCGGGTCCCATCGGGCCGAAAGAGAATCACGTGGCAACAGCCGCCGGTTTCCTCGGGCATTGCTCCGAACATGCGTTGATCCCGTGTTTGTACTCTTGCACGGATGAACTCTGGCCGATGCTGCAGGGGCGGGGCTTCCACCGCGTGGCAGTAGCCCAGGAAACACGCCTGCGCATCCGCGGCCTGGAATTCAGGGGCAAGGAATGGCAGAACGTCAGGACCTCGCTCAACCGCGCGGCCAAACTGGGGGTCACGGCCCGATGGGACACGTTCTCCGGGCTGCCTCACGGCATCCGCGCCCAAATAAGTGAGGTGTCGGAGGAATGGGCAGCGCAGAAAACGATTCCGGAGATGGGTTTCACCTTGGGCGGCCTGGATGAACTCGAAGATGACGAAGTGTTGTGCGGCGTAGCAGTCGATGAGGCCGGCTTCGTCCATGGCGTGACCAGCTGGCTCCCTGTCTTCGAAGACGGCAAGGTGGTCAGCTGGACGCTGGACTTCATGCGGAGGCGTGGGGATGCCTTCCCTGGAGTAATGGAATTCCTGATCGCCTCGGCTGTTCTCCACCTGCGGGAATCCGTGGAGGTGATCTCTTTGTCGGGATCGCCGCTTGCCCAGGAGAAGGGTGAGATTGAACAGCAAGCCAAGGGCTTGGCAGGTTTGCTGGATGTCGTAGGCCAGGCCCTGGAACCCGTTTATGGTTTTAGGTCCTTGGCCTCCTTTAAGTCGCGATTCCAACCCGAGTACCGGACCTTGTACATGTATTACCAGGATCCACTGCATCTTCCGGCAATGGGGCGCGCCCTCAGCCGCGCTTACCTCCCGGGGCTGTCAGTTCGTCATTCCGCCAGGCTGCTTCGGACTTTGGTTGGTTGA
- the atpD gene encoding F0F1 ATP synthase subunit beta, translating to MTATATEHVATAGATGRIARVIGPVVDVEFPADAIPSIYNALTTEITLNGQTKTITFETSQHLGDNLVRAISLQATDGLVRGTTVQDTGAPISVPVGDGVKGHIFNVLGKPLDVEESEIKADAYWPIHRKAPSFASLEGSTEMLETGIKVIDLLTPYIKGGKIGLFGGAGVGKTVLIQEMITRVARNFGGTSVFAGVGERTREGNDLWVEMEEAGVLKDTALVFGQMDEPPGTRLRVALSALTMAEYFRDVQNQDVLLFIDNIFRFTQAGSEVSTLLGRMPSAVGYQPNLADEMGLLQERITSTKGHSITSMQAIYVPADDYTDPAPATTFAHLDATTELSREIASRGLYPAVDPLTSTSRILDPQYIGKDHYNTAVRVKQILQKNKELQDIIAILGVDELSEEDKIVVSRARRIQQFLSQNTYTAKQFTGVEGSTVSIKDTVEGFTAICDGELDHIAEQAFFNVGGLDDVERNWAKIQEQTK from the coding sequence ATGACTGCCACTGCTACCGAACACGTAGCAACGGCCGGTGCCACCGGCCGCATTGCCCGTGTTATTGGTCCGGTTGTCGACGTCGAATTCCCGGCTGACGCAATCCCCTCGATTTACAACGCCCTGACCACTGAGATCACCCTCAACGGCCAGACCAAGACCATCACGTTCGAGACCTCCCAGCACCTGGGTGACAATCTCGTCCGCGCCATCTCCCTGCAGGCAACCGACGGACTTGTCCGCGGCACCACTGTCCAGGACACCGGCGCTCCGATCTCCGTGCCCGTCGGCGACGGCGTCAAGGGCCACATCTTCAACGTCCTCGGCAAGCCCCTGGATGTCGAAGAGTCTGAGATCAAGGCTGACGCCTACTGGCCGATTCACCGCAAGGCTCCGAGCTTTGCTTCCCTCGAGGGCTCCACTGAGATGCTCGAGACCGGAATCAAGGTCATCGACCTTCTCACCCCGTACATCAAGGGTGGAAAGATCGGCCTGTTCGGCGGCGCCGGCGTTGGCAAGACCGTTCTGATCCAGGAAATGATCACCCGTGTTGCCCGTAACTTCGGTGGTACTTCGGTATTCGCCGGTGTTGGCGAGCGTACCCGTGAAGGTAACGACCTCTGGGTTGAAATGGAAGAGGCCGGCGTTCTGAAGGACACCGCCCTTGTCTTCGGCCAGATGGATGAGCCGCCGGGAACGCGTCTTCGCGTGGCCCTGTCCGCACTGACCATGGCGGAGTACTTCCGCGATGTCCAGAACCAGGACGTGCTGCTCTTCATCGACAACATCTTCCGCTTCACGCAGGCAGGTTCGGAAGTTTCCACGCTGCTCGGCCGTATGCCGTCCGCCGTGGGCTACCAGCCCAACCTTGCTGACGAGATGGGTCTGCTCCAGGAGCGCATCACCTCCACCAAGGGTCACTCCATCACGTCGATGCAGGCCATCTACGTGCCTGCTGATGACTACACCGACCCGGCTCCGGCCACGACCTTCGCACACCTCGACGCGACCACGGAACTTTCCCGTGAAATCGCCTCCCGTGGTCTGTACCCGGCCGTTGACCCGCTGACGTCGACCTCCCGTATCCTGGACCCCCAGTACATCGGCAAGGACCACTACAACACGGCTGTCCGTGTTAAGCAGATCCTGCAGAAGAACAAGGAACTCCAGGACATCATCGCCATCCTCGGTGTCGATGAACTTTCTGAAGAGGACAAGATTGTCGTGTCGCGTGCACGTCGTATCCAGCAGTTCCTCTCCCAGAACACCTACACCGCAAAGCAGTTCACCGGCGTCGAAGGCTCCACCGTGTCCATCAAGGACACTGTTGAAGGCTTCACCGCTATTTGCGACGGCGAGCTGGACCACATCGCAGAGCAGGCGTTCTTCAACGTCGGCGGCCTGGATGACGTCGAGCGTAACTGGGCCAAGATCCAAGAACAGACCAAGTAA
- a CDS encoding DUF2550 domain-containing protein, whose translation MDDSLIPFIALATAFTLLIISLCLLGVRRFNLRRALGTIDASICTAGNSWQMGVCRYQDNDLEWFRLMSLSVVPKYRFKRSSLELLGRRQPTEEELVRVQPGVVVVELQYEGKKFMLAMNFDAYAGLSSWLEAGPVIGVGTWR comes from the coding sequence ATGGACGATTCCCTTATTCCGTTCATCGCCTTGGCAACAGCGTTCACGTTGCTGATCATTTCACTGTGCCTTCTGGGGGTGCGCCGCTTCAATCTGCGGCGCGCCCTCGGCACGATCGACGCCTCCATTTGCACGGCTGGAAACAGCTGGCAGATGGGGGTTTGTCGTTATCAGGACAATGATCTTGAGTGGTTCCGCTTGATGTCCCTGAGCGTTGTTCCCAAATACAGATTCAAACGCAGCTCGCTGGAATTGCTGGGCCGCCGCCAACCGACTGAGGAAGAACTCGTCCGGGTGCAGCCTGGCGTCGTGGTGGTCGAACTGCAATACGAAGGCAAGAAGTTCATGCTGGCCATGAACTTTGATGCCTATGCCGGGCTCTCCTCCTGGCTGGAGGCCGGGCCGGTTATCGGCGTCGGTACCTGGCGTTAG
- a CDS encoding F0F1 ATP synthase subunit gamma, with protein sequence MGAQIRVYRQKISSTTSMRKIFKAMELIATSRIGKARARVAASLPYANAITRAVSAVATQSEIDHPLTTEPEQIRRAAVLIITSDRGLAGSYSASVLKQAEGLTELLHAEGKEVKAYLVGRKAQAYFDFRNRSYARVWTGGTDAPEFETAQEVGAALLEDFSTDYEEGGVDEIHVVYTRFKSMVTQEPTVIRLLPLEVVEEEAASETELLPLYEFEPETEQVLDALLPRYIESRIFAAMLQAAASELAARQRAMKSAGDNATELIKKYTRLRNTARQAEITQELSEIVAGADALAS encoded by the coding sequence ATGGGAGCCCAGATTCGGGTCTACCGTCAGAAGATCAGCTCGACGACGTCGATGCGCAAGATCTTCAAGGCGATGGAACTGATCGCTACCTCGCGCATTGGTAAGGCCCGCGCCCGCGTAGCAGCTTCACTGCCCTACGCGAACGCGATTACCCGCGCCGTTTCTGCTGTCGCAACTCAGAGCGAAATCGACCACCCGCTGACCACCGAGCCGGAGCAGATCCGCCGTGCCGCAGTCCTGATCATCACTTCGGACCGCGGCCTTGCAGGATCCTACTCGGCCAGTGTGCTCAAGCAGGCTGAAGGTCTCACCGAGCTTCTTCACGCAGAAGGCAAGGAAGTCAAGGCGTACCTGGTTGGCCGCAAGGCGCAGGCGTACTTCGATTTCCGCAACCGGTCTTACGCCCGCGTATGGACCGGCGGCACGGATGCACCGGAATTCGAAACCGCGCAGGAAGTCGGAGCTGCTCTTCTTGAAGACTTCTCCACCGATTATGAAGAGGGTGGCGTGGACGAAATCCACGTCGTCTACACCCGCTTCAAGTCCATGGTGACGCAGGAGCCCACGGTTATCCGTTTGCTCCCGCTGGAGGTCGTCGAAGAGGAAGCAGCCTCGGAAACCGAGCTGCTGCCGTTGTACGAATTCGAACCGGAAACGGAGCAGGTCCTCGACGCCCTGCTTCCGCGTTACATCGAGTCCCGCATCTTCGCGGCGATGCTGCAGGCTGCTGCTTCCGAGCTCGCAGCACGCCAGCGTGCCATGAAGTCGGCCGGTGACAACGCTACGGAACTGATCAAGAAGTACACGCGCCTTCGCAACACGGCCCGCCAGGCCGAGATTACGCAGGAGCTTTCCGAAATCGTGGCCGGCGCCGACGCACTCGCGTCCTAG
- the nagA gene encoding N-acetylglucosamine-6-phosphate deacetylase, translating into MTAETRFASSSAPSHQIIKGTLVTDGEVIEDGLLAIDGDRIAYAGPAADFDPEAFDGFEGAIRLGVPSGSYLIPGLVDVHCHGGNGGDFPGGEESSARKAVEFLHRSGTTTFLASMVTAPREDLLRGIELYVKLVEEGLVAGIHLEGPFLSHARCGAQNPDYLLEPDLDLMTELVGAAGGKLATMTYAPELPGAAALVDLMTSHGVTPSLGHTDCDDATAAASLAAAREGLESAGFDGVSSLPTVTHLFNGMPPLHHRSPGPVAACLRMAQEGKAVVELIADGTHLAPSTVATVFQLVGASNIVLVTDSMAAAGLSDGNYMLGPSPVTVSNGVATLDATGSIAGGTDTLLDVVRKTVAAGVALPDVVCSATAVPAAVLGLSDEIGGLRRGLRADVVLTNEDLELTGVMRNGQWLS; encoded by the coding sequence GCTTCCTCGTCCGCGCCAAGCCATCAGATCATCAAAGGAACGCTTGTCACCGACGGTGAGGTGATCGAAGACGGCCTGCTGGCCATCGACGGCGACCGGATTGCCTACGCGGGTCCAGCCGCGGACTTCGACCCCGAGGCTTTCGACGGCTTTGAGGGGGCGATCCGTCTCGGCGTCCCGAGCGGGAGCTACTTGATCCCCGGGCTGGTGGACGTGCATTGCCACGGCGGCAACGGAGGCGATTTCCCCGGCGGCGAAGAAAGCTCCGCGCGCAAAGCCGTCGAGTTCCTGCACCGCTCCGGAACCACAACCTTCCTCGCCAGCATGGTCACCGCGCCGCGGGAAGACCTCCTTCGCGGCATAGAGCTCTACGTGAAGCTGGTGGAGGAAGGACTCGTAGCCGGAATCCACCTTGAGGGCCCGTTCCTCTCCCATGCCCGCTGCGGGGCGCAGAATCCGGACTACCTGCTTGAGCCGGATCTGGACCTCATGACCGAGTTGGTCGGCGCCGCCGGGGGCAAGCTGGCCACCATGACGTACGCGCCGGAGCTCCCGGGCGCCGCTGCCCTGGTGGACCTCATGACCTCCCATGGCGTCACGCCCTCGTTGGGCCACACGGATTGCGACGACGCCACGGCGGCAGCGTCGCTGGCCGCCGCCCGTGAAGGACTTGAGTCAGCAGGGTTCGACGGCGTCAGCTCGCTTCCGACCGTCACGCACCTTTTCAATGGGATGCCTCCCCTTCACCACCGCTCGCCCGGGCCTGTCGCCGCCTGCTTGCGCATGGCGCAGGAAGGCAAGGCGGTAGTGGAACTCATCGCGGACGGTACCCATCTGGCACCCAGCACGGTCGCCACCGTGTTCCAGTTGGTCGGTGCAAGCAACATCGTCCTGGTGACCGATTCCATGGCCGCGGCCGGATTGTCTGATGGCAACTACATGCTGGGCCCTTCCCCGGTGACGGTCAGCAACGGCGTAGCCACGCTGGATGCCACGGGATCGATCGCGGGCGGCACCGACACCCTCCTGGACGTCGTCCGGAAGACGGTGGCTGCCGGCGTCGCGCTTCCCGACGTCGTTTGTTCCGCAACGGCGGTTCCGGCGGCCGTGCTTGGCCTTTCCGACGAAATAGGTGGCCTACGACGCGGACTGCGCGCCGACGTCGTTCTTACCAATGAAGACCTGGAACTCACCGGCGTCATGCGCAATGGGCAATGGCTGTCCTAG
- a CDS encoding cold-shock protein has product MALGTVKWFNAEKGFGFITPDDSDGDVFVHYSEIQTGGFKTLDENQRVQFEIGQGAKGPQATGVTVV; this is encoded by the coding sequence ATGGCACTGGGAACCGTAAAGTGGTTCAACGCTGAAAAGGGCTTCGGCTTCATTACCCCGGACGACTCGGATGGGGACGTCTTCGTTCACTACTCCGAGATCCAGACCGGTGGATTCAAGACCCTCGATGAGAACCAGCGCGTTCAGTTCGAGATCGGCCAGGGTGCCAAGGGCCCCCAGGCCACCGGCGTTACCGTCGTCTAG
- a CDS encoding alpha/beta hydrolase, which yields MDFLSDVSLVSGPFLWFSIACGIVGGAYLLWRRRLSWLLVVVGSLLTAIAVVALVHWILVDLMAVFSENLPFETLAWTVPAVAAILLGAARIRRNSAKGRLLSVTAMLGVILLCMVQVNLYFGLNNTVADLLGTAVARIQPLEQSLKRPARPTPAPLPSAWKAPESMPQYGILRKATIPGTVSGFTSRDAFIYFPPAYQTELRPSLPVLVLFAGQPGAPADWLTGGRLRAQLDHFAQAHGGIAPVTVVVDPNGSGNANTLCMDSRIAPADTYLSQDVPAWISDTLDVSTDHKQWAVGGFSFGGTCALQMGTAHPEIFPSVLAFSAEREPALAKDRNKTIGDSFDGDVAAFESRTPLVLMRGRNFAGSGVYFAAGETDNEFINYMHELGEAARKAGFQTEEHTIRKAGHSWDAVVKGMPEGLDFLAGRWGLPK from the coding sequence ATGGACTTCCTTTCGGACGTCAGCCTTGTGTCCGGGCCGTTCCTCTGGTTCAGCATTGCCTGCGGGATCGTTGGGGGAGCGTACCTCCTCTGGCGACGACGACTGTCCTGGTTACTGGTGGTTGTGGGCTCCTTGCTGACAGCCATCGCCGTGGTCGCCTTGGTGCACTGGATCCTGGTGGACCTCATGGCTGTCTTCTCGGAGAACCTGCCTTTCGAGACCTTGGCGTGGACAGTGCCTGCCGTAGCAGCCATTTTGCTCGGTGCTGCACGTATTCGCCGCAATTCCGCCAAAGGTCGCTTGCTGAGCGTGACGGCCATGCTGGGAGTGATCCTGCTCTGCATGGTGCAAGTGAACCTGTATTTCGGATTGAACAACACCGTGGCTGACCTCCTGGGCACCGCTGTGGCACGGATCCAGCCGCTTGAACAGAGCCTCAAGCGCCCAGCAAGGCCCACTCCGGCTCCTCTGCCGTCGGCGTGGAAGGCTCCTGAATCCATGCCGCAGTATGGCATTCTGCGAAAGGCCACGATCCCCGGGACAGTATCCGGTTTCACTTCCCGGGATGCATTCATCTACTTCCCGCCTGCTTATCAGACTGAGCTCCGGCCCAGCTTGCCGGTGCTCGTGCTTTTCGCAGGGCAACCCGGAGCACCGGCCGACTGGTTGACCGGAGGAAGACTTCGGGCCCAACTCGACCATTTCGCCCAAGCCCATGGCGGAATTGCGCCAGTGACCGTGGTGGTTGATCCGAATGGATCCGGCAACGCCAATACCCTGTGCATGGACAGCCGGATCGCGCCGGCAGACACTTACCTGTCGCAAGATGTCCCCGCGTGGATCTCCGACACCCTGGACGTCTCCACCGATCACAAGCAGTGGGCTGTGGGCGGCTTCTCGTTTGGCGGTACGTGTGCCCTGCAGATGGGAACCGCGCACCCTGAGATCTTTCCTTCAGTGCTCGCCTTTTCCGCCGAGCGTGAACCTGCCCTCGCCAAGGACAGGAACAAAACCATCGGGGACTCGTTCGACGGCGATGTCGCAGCCTTCGAATCAAGGACGCCTTTGGTGTTGATGCGGGGCCGTAACTTCGCCGGCAGTGGCGTCTACTTCGCGGCCGGTGAAACGGACAACGAATTCATTAACTACATGCACGAACTTGGCGAAGCCGCCAGGAAAGCGGGTTTCCAGACCGAGGAGCACACGATCCGCAAGGCCGGGCATTCCTGGGACGCTGTGGTGAAGGGAATGCCGGAAGGCCTCGATTTCCTGGCCGGTCGATGGGGGCTTCCGAAATGA
- the atpA gene encoding F0F1 ATP synthase subunit alpha: protein MAELTINADDVRNALNEFAASYEPGNAERVEVGRVTTASDGIARVEGLPSVMANELLRFEDGTLGLAQNLDVREIGVIILGDFTGIEEGQEVHRTGEILSVPVGDAFLGRVVDPLGQPIDDLGEIKAETTRALELQAPGVTERKSVHEPMQTGLKAIDAMIPIGRGQRQLIIGDRQTGKTAIAVDTIINQKANWASGDVTKQVRCVYVGVGQKASTIASVRQTLEDHGALEYTTIVASPASDPAGFKYLAPYAGSAIGQHWMYGGKHVLVIFDDLSKQAEAYRAVSLLLRRPPGREAYPGDVFYLHSRLLERCAKLSDELGAGSMTGLPIVETKANDVSAYIPTNVISITDGQIFLQSDLFNANQRPAVDVGVSVSRVGGAAQVKSMKKVSGTLKLDLAQYRDMQAFAMFASDLDAASRQQLTRGARLMELLKQGQYSPFPVENQVVSIWAGTNGYLDDVPVEDISRFESEFLEHLTHKSSILTTLAQTNVLDDDTVAALKEAIVSFKKGFFGEGDNRLVGAGHEEHAAISGGDVDQEKIVKQKR from the coding sequence ATGGCCGAATTGACCATCAACGCCGACGACGTCCGTAATGCGTTGAACGAGTTCGCGGCGTCCTACGAACCCGGTAACGCAGAGCGCGTAGAGGTTGGTCGTGTGACCACCGCAAGTGACGGCATCGCCCGTGTTGAGGGTCTTCCCTCGGTCATGGCGAACGAGCTGCTTCGCTTCGAAGATGGCACGCTGGGCCTGGCCCAGAACCTTGACGTCCGCGAGATCGGTGTCATTATCCTCGGTGACTTCACCGGTATTGAAGAAGGCCAGGAAGTTCACCGCACCGGTGAGATCCTGTCCGTTCCGGTGGGCGACGCCTTCCTGGGTCGCGTTGTTGACCCCCTGGGCCAGCCCATCGACGACCTTGGCGAGATCAAGGCCGAAACCACCCGTGCACTGGAACTCCAGGCTCCGGGCGTTACCGAACGCAAGTCGGTCCACGAACCGATGCAGACCGGCCTCAAGGCTATCGACGCCATGATCCCGATCGGCCGTGGCCAGCGTCAGCTGATCATTGGTGACCGTCAGACCGGTAAGACCGCAATCGCCGTCGACACCATCATCAACCAGAAGGCCAACTGGGCTTCGGGAGATGTCACCAAGCAGGTACGTTGCGTCTACGTTGGTGTTGGCCAGAAGGCTTCCACCATCGCATCCGTCCGCCAGACCCTTGAGGACCACGGCGCACTGGAGTACACCACCATCGTGGCGTCCCCGGCTTCTGACCCCGCCGGCTTCAAGTACCTCGCACCGTACGCCGGTTCGGCCATCGGCCAGCACTGGATGTACGGCGGCAAGCACGTTCTGGTGATCTTCGATGACCTGTCCAAGCAGGCTGAAGCTTACCGCGCCGTGTCCCTGTTGCTGCGCCGTCCGCCGGGACGCGAAGCATACCCGGGTGACGTCTTCTACTTGCACTCCCGCCTGTTGGAGCGTTGTGCCAAGCTCTCCGACGAGCTCGGTGCAGGTTCGATGACCGGTCTGCCGATCGTCGAGACCAAGGCAAACGACGTTTCGGCCTACATCCCGACCAACGTGATCTCCATTACCGATGGCCAGATCTTCCTCCAGTCGGACCTCTTCAACGCCAACCAGCGCCCCGCTGTTGACGTTGGTGTGTCCGTCTCCCGCGTTGGTGGCGCCGCCCAGGTCAAGTCCATGAAGAAGGTCTCCGGTACGTTGAAGCTGGACCTGGCCCAGTACCGCGACATGCAGGCGTTCGCAATGTTCGCCTCCGACCTTGACGCTGCTTCCCGTCAGCAGCTGACCCGTGGTGCACGCCTGATGGAACTGCTCAAGCAGGGCCAGTACTCACCGTTCCCGGTCGAGAACCAGGTTGTTTCCATCTGGGCCGGTACCAACGGTTACCTGGACGACGTTCCGGTTGAAGACATCAGCCGCTTCGAGTCCGAGTTCCTGGAGCACCTCACGCACAAGTCCTCCATCCTGACCACGCTGGCACAGACCAACGTCCTGGATGACGACACCGTTGCGGCTTTGAAGGAAGCAATCGTCTCCTTCAAGAAGGGCTTCTTCGGCGAAGGTGACAACCGCCTGGTTGGTGCCGGCCACGAAGAGCACGCAGCGATCTCCGGCGGCGACGTCGACCAGGAAAAGATCGTCAAGCAGAAGCGCTAG